One Peromyscus maniculatus bairdii isolate BWxNUB_F1_BW_parent chromosome 14, HU_Pman_BW_mat_3.1, whole genome shotgun sequence genomic window carries:
- the LOC143268417 gene encoding uncharacterized protein LOC143268417 yields MCSTPRRAEPSRRHLGARAAGGSSRAPAALCSRSVPRDTPGFRRAPHLRAKRWPRRRRRRTSPRGTPPARAPGPARSGLSPRRRRRRRSPPAARRSHCHWPGSARGSASRRHFPASPRSWEVSELLSALKEEEQWGGAFRFSLLPFYWLLDDFYSLSLIQEETAESLGELHY; encoded by the coding sequence ATGTGCTCGACGCCGCGCCGCGCCGAGCCGAGCCGGCGGCATCTCGGAGCTCGGGCGGCCGGCGGATCCTCCCGGGCGCCCGCCGCGCTTTGTTCCCGGTCGGTTCCCCGGGACACCCCGGGCTTTCGGCGAGCCCCTCACCTGCGAGCGAAGCGCtggccccgccgccgccgccgccgcacctCCCCACGAGGAACGCCGCCCGCGAGGGCCCCCGGCCCGGCTCGCTCCGGACTctcgccccgccgccgccgccgccgccgctcgccgcccgccgcccgccgctcGCACTGCCACTGGCCCGGCTCCGCGCGGGGATCGGCGTCCCGCCGGCACTTCCCCGCCTCTCCGCGCTCCTGGGAAGTTTCTGAGCTACTTTCGGCTCTGAAGGAGGAagagcagtggggaggagcttttCGCTTCTCGCTTCTACCTTTTTATTGGCTACTGGATGACTTTTACAGCCTGTCACTGATACAGGAAGAGACGGCGGAGAGCCTGGGAGAGCTACATTATTAA